The DNA region AATGATACATGGTAGTTAATACAACAGTCGAATCTGAATATTAAATGTGGCATTATTCCGTTGATTATTGTGCGTGATGATGTGACAGTCTtgtataaaatcaaatatattaaatactgGAAGCGCTCAAATAAAATCGAACAAGTTAAATACCGGAATCACCGATATAAAACCGAACATGTTAAATACCGAAATCACCGATTTAAAACCGACCTAGTTAAAATACCAGAATCGCCTCTTCAAAAGTACTGAAGATAGATAAAACAGGAAGATCTTGTCCAAATACCGATTTGGACAAACTACCAAATGCACTTCTTCAAAATACCGAACTTGACATAAAATCGGAGGCGCTTCATATAAAATACTGAAGTTGATCAAATATCGAATTTGATAAACTACCGGATAGAAAACCGAGCGCGTTTTTGCAAAGACGAACATAAAACCGAGCGCACTTCTATAAAGCTGTACATAAAACCGAACGCGCTTCTTCAAAACCGAACTTGACATAATACCGGAAGCGCTTCATATAAAATACCGAcgttgatcaaataccgaatttgatcaacttcCAGATATAAAACCGAGCGCGCTTTTGTAAAGCCGGACATAAAACCGAACGCGCTTCTTCAAAACCGAACTTGACATAAAACTGAAAGCGCTTCATATAAAATaccgaagttgatcaaataccgaatttgatcaaataccgaatttgatcaactattGAATAAAATCTGAGCACGCTTCTTCAAAACGGAAGTTGATCAAATATCAATTTGTTTATCTACCAAATGGATTCCCTTTCCTATTTTCTTTACTTTGACCCTACACAAAATCAATAACACTACTAAGTTATATTGAtactcttaaaattaattaaaaactaacttaacaatttctctctttttgattgtttaaactaaattatcaaaacctggTAGAATCATTATACTGAGTGTCCtagattaattttatctaaaaatttctccattttttattatttaaaataaatattcaaaacccgataattttatattgttgattaattatcctaagttaattagaaactttaatctaacaatttatcCCTCTTTGATTGCTTAGAATAAGTTATCAAAGTCGGTGATGTGTATCTAgcaatttttccctttttgattgtttatcCTAAAAAGGATCAAGATCAGCAATTGACTAATTCTTAAACATGTATTATTCAATTTTCCCTGTTTTATAACCAGGTTAAGAAATGCAATTAGTCATTAACataaattcaacaaaaatcAGTTCAAGGATTTTGTAATTGAAGAAAAACAGAAGtaaacaaaagtttaagatcccCCCTTATAGTTCTGTCTTCGATGTTCTTCATCAGTTTATTCATAAAGTTTCCACTAGTACGACTACTAGAATCACGACCACGCCCTCTTCCTTATTGAGGTCGAGAGCCACCCCTCTAGGAGTAGGATCGAACCTACGTTTTGAACGAGAGCTACGAGGGAGAAGATTCCCTTGGTTCATCATCTCTTGCAAGGCAATGTCATCATCAATGGCCAATTGTTTAGCATCCTCATTAGCTGTATTTTCCTCGTCCTAGAATCCGCATGCAACTACATCAGCTTCTTCAATTCTTTTCACGTCAGCAGTCTTGAGAGAATTGGCCATTTCCATCATTTGAGAAGAAAGAATTTCAATCAAAGATTTGGTCTCATCCTAACCTACCTACATcgctttgaccgactctacactacctaaaccgaatcaccaaggtacaaaccgacccagcaacttccaaacctaTCCTACTCAAAACCAGTTCTGCCTATCCTAagagtgtgccgcttcaacctgaaacaaacctcttccgcgcttgaacctggttcaagggtttgtgacagtttgtgtagtattgaaaccccggtgttaatctctaaccggattaatcaccacccctTGAGTGAGACGCgttaaccggtccaaccccggtcctccagccgcgacctagatcctaacatagaCAATATAAGGGGACGTATTCTCTTTCTCATGATTGAGGTAAGAAATGTCAACTTCAATCCGCTCGACAAGAATGCTCCTGTAGAGTAGAATACGTTGAAGTGAGTGGACCTGATTATGAATAACAATTGCTCAACAGTCCTTCAACATGTTCACGAGACCGAGTCTTCCAGGTTGAATCTATTTGACGATCTGTCCTGTCAAGACGAGACGATGGATATTTTTGAAGATGATTAGATTATTTCGGAAAAAGAGCAGCAGGCTGTTACCCATCTTGTTGATCTAGCCAATATTTCTGTTGAAGAAAAGTGGTTAATGGTCCAGCGCATTGTTGAACAGACCCCGGTCTTGGTTCAATCTGAAATCAATTTGGAAGAAGAGGATGTTGTTGTTGAATCTCTTTAAACACCTATTCAATAGAAGGAGACATCTGAGGTGGCTCCTCCTattcttgaagaagaagaaccatGGTGGTTGAAGAAGAATTAACAAAGATTGCTGATCAGTCTCCTGAATCAGAGGCTAAGGGGGGACCGATGAAGGAGGAAGATTCCGAGAAGATTCTCTCTACTGAAGGGGAACAATTTGAAAAAGACGAGTCTTCATCCTTAGAAGGATTACCTTTGGAAGAATGTTTAATTCCCTCTTCACCAGTTCATCGATCATCTCCCGTTAGAACTATGGCATATGTAATCGATCATCTCCCATCaattcaaaatgaaaaagataAGTCTAAGGATGGATCAAAGGCTCCCTCCTCTTCCCCTCCTAAAGATAAATAACCAGAGagttctttaaaaataaatacgcATGTGAGTCCCATTTGTACTGCCCTAGTTTGTTTCCAAGTTGTATCCTCAGCTGCTCAATCCTCTAAAGAAGCTTCTCCTGGAGGAGCGAACTTTTGTAATTCTATGTTGGATGTGATGAATTCTATTCAACAAAACATGCTGGATATGTAGTCTAGATTGGCTACTCTTGAGAAGGGGTCTACTCAATGGAAAGAAGATATGTCTTCCATCCTTTCTACTCAAAGAGAAATGGAGAAAGCCCTGAAGTGTAATACATACGAAGTAAACATCTTGAATACTACGTATAAGAAGTTTGACAAGAACTTCTTTAATCGGCAATCGGAGAAATATGTTAAAACCAAGACTTTCACTCTAGAGCTTCACCAAGATATTATATCAGGAATGGAACTCATTCGAGCTCAAATGATGGAGATATCAAACTCTTTGAATAGAGCAGAGGTTGAGCGATTGGAGCAGGATGACACAGTTGCAAGGGAATTCCAAGCTAGAGAAGAAGCAGAAGTTGCTGCTGAGAAGGAAAGAGCTATCGTTGCTGTTGCTGAACCTGATAATGTTAAAACGGGGGGAGGAAGCATAAgtggtagaggaagaggaaCTCGATCAAAATCAAAGCGAAAAGTTGTTGCTGAAGTTGAAGATGGAGAAGACGATTGTAGACAAAGAAAAAGAGGTCCAGGTCGTGGAGGCGACAGAGGTGGTGGGAGTGGAGGCCAAGCGATCACTCGATTCCATAACATCCTAACTGGAGAATCTTTGCCTAAAGGCAATGCAGATCCAatagtgaaaagggaagaacccTAAATCCCTTAAATCTTTCTCTCTATTTCTTTCATACTTTTAAACTCATTCTTGAATATATTGGTGAACTTCTTTGATTTTAATCTTACATTGATGGGGGATTATTTTGCTTCATTAAGGTTgcatagttttaacatcatcaaaaagataattaaatcatgaactcatcTGATTgataaattaacttaaataataaaaagggggaaattgttaggaaaaatcaaaaacaaattaaagaaaaataattaatttagtaagaattaattaacttagaaataaacagaaatgatgaaatattaaacaactgaattttgatgatgtttaaatatgaatGAAACTAAGTCGTCTATTTGTTtgtgtgcaggtgcatcagactATGCTAACTTAGATGGGGTCTAAGAAGGCTAATtagacgaagttagacgttacagtctaactccattaggaATGGcctaatgggtaacgtagttagacgttgtattctaactccattagacgtggtagtctaatggaaaacgaagttagacgttgacgtctaactcctttagacaagtctgaagagATGCATTGTTAGATGTTgtattctaacagatacgtagttagacgttgaagtctaacagatacgtagttaaacgttgaagtctaatagatacgtagttagacgttgaagtctaacagatacgtagttagacgttgaattataacagatacgtagttagacattgaagtctaacaaatacatagttagacgttgacatctaactccattagacttgatagtctaacagatacgtatttagacgttgaacactaacagatacgtagttagacgttgaaatCTAACGCCATTAGACAAGGTAGTCTAAtatgatatgtagttagacgttgcagtctaactccattagagtcGGTTGTCTAAAGgaacatgtagttagacgttgacgtctaactcccttagacttggaagtctaatggagtacgtctaatgcctcgcttcagtagCCGTATGAAGtcagcatacgtctaaccacgatcaactagttgtctactACTCTACTCCACTCACTCATGTGTAGTCagacaagccagctaattgtatccaatgaacgaaCTCCACGTatgcaaatgtccttccaatggtttatctagtacaagacaatatcagagaggatattcggcgcactactagtttgGTACGACCATGATCCATTTGCTTAGAGTCTATTGTACTTTTGTACTATGGGCGGTCTTCCAATGGATGTTTGCCACATGTCCATGAAAAAGATTCGAGTGTTACTACAAATagattctcaaggacaacggacgaatcgCTGGATCATTTCATCAACTGAATTCACAAGCTTACACTTATTCTTACTaatttctatcatcttccaagttcaaaagagaaagaatcaaattattgtctagctgtgagaatattgctgataatattgtaagttgaacagaggttgttttgttcaatagagtgttagctagttcagtaaaatgtatttgattcaaagtatatagtgaaatccttccggttgtggaagaaggggtgacatggGAGGgttttctctgaacatccataaacaactccatgtgttctttactttgtGTCATTCaactttcattggttcaaagcttcaaatccgacgaataTTTCCACACTTCAAACCGTTTCAAGAATTCGaagaatttgtgaagaatagaaacatatattaatctctaataggattaatatcgaatcgtttatcgtaagttgttaacaatagtTAGAACCTAGTCTCTATTGCTAGCACCGATCCTATTAGTATTGCAGAAAGTGCATCTGtatggcctccactcataagtgatttccatgacagtaggttttccttttctgtctactacTGTTATACTATTCGAtagtgtgcttctaggatgcacctctatgctaattctagcaaatgataggtgctctcctccttcagtaattgggtccatgtataatggcgtacccaataaacctgtaaAATCACTAAGAGTTtatacattatacatgtgtgcagagatatttcaaagtttgaaccatatctgaGTTGTTTCTTTAGGCTTGCTTAATAGGTTCAAATCTTCagaccatctttccaacttcatgcagttggatccaatatatgtatgcaCATTTTCCAGAATTTCATCCAGATTTGATCCTTTTTTAAATTTCagaaagtagagatcatgtacaTTCGCTAAAATTTTCTCCAATCCCTTTTCCTCTCATTGCTTCATAAGTGCCTCTTTGGTGACTATGAAGTAAACTCTgttctttcctatgtagtttcccaccactacattttctcattccctaacacaattttcttctactatagaagacaatttaaattcaaaaaaagaaTTCAGTTCCTCTACTTTTGTTTGTACattgcccaagtagatttttcctttgtatgcatgatctttAGTCTTTTTCTCAATGTTATTTTTCCGGACTTCATTGATTTTCCATGTAGAACTACttctgatagtataggtctttgatTTAGGAGCATACATTAACTCACTAATTGTTGCAACAGATCATTTTACTATCACTTCATATTCATCATTTTTGAGTAAATTCTGGTTTTGGAGATAGTGAATGTTAAGCTGGACGGTTGTGCTTTGTATTTTCTCCTTGCTGAgtacaatctctcatttcttagcATGCATCAAGAATTTAGTGATTTGATTTTTAGTCCAAATAAATTTTTCTCGCTTTCCTTTTTCCATTTTAGGTTTTGTTACTTAGAGATCTTGAGTAGTGTGATTTCAACTTTGGCTGCACTGGcgctctatatatatatatatttaacaaaaatgagttattttgattgttttggaaACAAAGGAGttcactttttttattattttgattgcAGTTTTATTTGAGCTTTTTCTattaaagagttttatttttatttataaagtataactttttttattattaaaccaCGTCCTATAATTTAAGATATAACTATGAATCAAGATGtaacttcaatttttaaaaaaatatctgagGAACTTCAGTCGCGCCTGGTTTTCGAGTGAGAAAACCAGCCTACTTCCTTCCTGGCCGAGAAATTTTGGTCGTGCCTAGTTTTAGACCGAGCAACCAGCTATACCCTTCCCCGACAGAGAAAATCCCAGATGAAGCACATTGACTGAGTGTTCATACATGTTGACACAGGCCAAATCACACACGAACTCGCGACGTACGACCCATTTCGCGACCCGGACACCTGGTCAAGGACCTATTTGCTTTCAATTTATAgtttcaaattgtttttttgaCAAGATTTGAGGtactaaatcatttttaaaattaaaaaaaataaaaaacgaatttaaaatatttaaaataacaatattttaataaaggcccgattcaatatttttaattataatgccttaaactaatattttcaaGCACCGtctctcaaaattttcaattttcaatcaaaagaatcaaaacaccaagtatcaatatttatttaatatttaaattttaatatgtcGAAACtgatatatgttaaaattttgaaaaataattaaataaataatactgaaaacctatttaaataaccaaaattttGTGAAGGAAAGACCGTATTTTAACGAAAAAAAACATAgcgtatttattttttaagtctcAACAAACATTGAACTCATAACAAAAATCCctgaataaaattatgattgtaaacataaaaaaattgatttttttttacaagtgACAGTAGGGGCGGAGCTAGAATTTGAAACctatccgggctagttttatagtttgctgtcaccaatgtcttttagcgacggaaaataaccaataacgacAGTCGTTATTGACAAAATACATATAGACTGTTTAAGGTTACCCGGGCCGGCTTGTACTTGCCTCCGCCCCTGACAGACCCTAAAATTAAGATgctattcattttaaaattattatattttaaataataatttcttcaaTTAAATGTACTTTACAATATTCGAAGAAAATAATAAGTTGCAACTTGCACTATTTAATCATAGAAAGTTTTTGATTATCGTATGATTAATTAATCTTCAAgactacaaaatattttcacaCAAATTGAGACTTATAAAACCCGGAACTTCCGGCCTTCAGAGCCTTgcacaaatatataaaaaaatattttaatattttattttataaatatatagatataatgaATGCTTCCATTTATTTTgtgaatcattttaaaatttaaaaagagtaAAAAACATATTACATATTGTTTGTCTgatctaaaaaagaaaaaaaaaagtagatttatattaaaatttaagtaaTCCGCATGTATATCAATTCACCAGAATATATTATGATAGAATATATTATGATGTGTTTGATAACTTGAAATtggtattattattagtattggTATTGAAATTATAGGTTCAATTCCAAATatcctttaatattaagaattagatTTGAACAATCTATTGTTATTTATAGatatcaatttcattttttctaGGTCGAACttgtaacttaaaaaaatttatttttttattttttttcaaacttatcatttaaaatacgattatgttgtgCTTGGTAACCTTTGATTTGACATTAAAATTGGAATTTAAGGGTCTCATTGGTAGactctttaatattaaaaattataattttaattataattttaatagaattcaatttagtgtaattttttttataattcttaattctattctttatgttttttcaaaaaaaataacttattattttatcttttaaaatactattaaagttttcaatcgataatattttttggaatttaaaatgttaaaatattaaactgatgttaaaatatcaaactgatgttttttttatttatttagtaagttaacatgttgaaccgatattttgtttttgaatttagaaagttaaaatgtttaaactcatatttttatttttaatatatgaagttaaaatgttaaaacgatatttttttaataaaaattaaaataaaataaaaatctctttTTCGTTGAGCTATCATAATTAGTTAGTtgtataaactaataatttaataaaatatataatatataataaaattatttttattatattcttttttattaacataGTAATTAAGATTGAATTAAAACTCTATAATTTTCTCTCCatagatattaaattataattaatgttatttcttatagaattgaaattaaaattttaatgtcaattccaattctaaacGTTCCGTAAAGTCGATAAAACTTTTTTGGAATTTaggatattaaaatataagacttttttttttataatttaatatgttattattttaaatatatatatattaatttaagatatgttgaacttatattgtttttaatatatatgaattaacaTGTTGAAtcgatatattttaataaaaataaaaatttgaaataattttttaactaatgaGTTAACCTAAAGGATTGtgtatcaatattttaataaaaatatataatatattaacattatttttattatattatttttttacaaacataggaattgagataattaaattataattttatagtttttcaaatcataaaaattaaattataattcaatgtcaatttaAATTCTACGCATCCACATTTAATGTTTTTTGGTAAAAATTGAAAACCTTAAAAGTgtgacattttatttaaattattatcactctttatatttataatgaatttatacagttataattaaagtatcacaataataaaaaatgaagataaataaattcttaagttcagataattgtaattaattctaaaataagatgaataaaaaaatttgaacgtaaaaaaatattacaaaattacaattatatatccttattttaaataataaaaaagattgtTATCTAATCTAATTAACCGTCTAAAATTACTATATCTCACACACATTCAaatcttttttgaaaaatgataaactcaacaataaaATCAACAAAGTAAGTTCACAAATCAACGTGACATATCATGTGGGTAggagagaaaattttaaaaatgtcccAAAATGGTCATTTCCGGTCTCGAAACGTATTTtgataggagagagaaaattaaaaatgccCCAAAACGGTCATTTcgggataaaaaaaaattggtccTGAAATAATCGTTTCGAAATCCAAAATGAGCGATTTCGGAACGTGGGGACAACCTGCCATACCACGTCAAATTTGTAGACTTGcttttagttgatttttttattgagtttatcaTATTCCTCCCTATATAAAATCCAGTTCAGAGTTCAGACCAAACATACAAGCAAATCAATATGGCACAAAGATCTGTTCTAAttctttttcctctttttttcttctcatgTCAAATTCTTTCATCATCGTCGTCTTCTTCTTTGCGGGTTAATAATTCGCAAAGTAGGGAAGCGGAGAGGCTTATCCGCAGTTTAAACTTGTTTCCCAGTTCCGGCGTCAACTCCGGTGGCAATTCTTCCGGTCAATTACCCGATGCAGTACTATCGTCCTCATTGGTCGAAAAGCAGTTCAGACTCCCAGTCCATGGTCCTTCGATTCGGAATTTGGGTCATTATGCCGGCTATTATCGACTTCCTCACACTAGAGATGCAAGGCACGTATTCTTTTTGAAAATGTACGTAGAAGAAATCTTTGTAATCTGAAACATTATAACATAAACCTTTGTTTGTTCAGGATGTTTTACTTATTCTTTGAGTCGAGAAAGAATAAGCGCAGGGACCCAGTTGTGATATGGTTGACCGGAGGACCCGGAGGTACCTGTTTTATGCCTATGTTTTATGAAAACGGTCCTTACCATATAACCAACAACAATTCTCTTATCTGGAATGACTTTGGTTGGGACCAAGTCTCCAACTTGATCTATGTGGACCAGCCCATCGGCACCGGTTTCAGCTATAGTTCCCATAATTCTGATTTTCGTAATGAACAAGAGGGTGTTAGCAAGGACTTATATGACTTCTTGCAGGTCTAATTTCTTACCTAACTTCCAAACTTCCAAACAAACAATCAACCAAACTGaccttataatattattattatatgttataaGGCATTCTTCGCTGAACATCCTCAATATTTGAGGAACGATTTCTACATAGCCGGAGAATCATATGCCGGCCACACTATTCCTGTCTTAGCCTCTCGGATTCAAAATGGAAACAGAAATAGAGATGGAGCTCACATTAACCTTaaggtattaattaattaattaattaatttcagttCATAATTCATCATCTgttaatgattaattaatttatttatacagGGTTTTGCTATTGGAGATGGATTGGTAGACGCTGCAATTCAACACAAGGCAATGCCAGAATATGCTAAAAGTGTGAATCTGATCACAGAATCTCAAGCCATGGAAGTCTCCAGATTGATACCAGCCTGCGAGAGAGACGCAGCTAGATGCAGTACTATtaatcttttctcttttttattatatatatttatattaatttgttgtttCAATTCTCATGATCatgttttaaaaacaaaatttagatGCAAGgcgaggaggaggaggagatagCTGTATAGATGCGCATTCTTCCTGTACTGCCATATTCGATGGTATTATGAGATTAATTGGTTATAGGAATGTAAGGAAGGAAGAAATgtgttacattttatttatttgtttttgtgtaagtgtaacaataatattatgGGTGGTGCATGCATAATGCAGTTTTACGACATTCGAAAGAGATGCGTGAGTAACGGTTGCTATGATTTCTCGTATATGGAACACATAATGAATGATGGATCGGTTAAAGAAGCACTTGGAGTTGGGAATATGAATTTTGTTTCTGTTAACCGTAATGTTTATAATGCGTTTCTTAAGGATTTTGTGAGGAATTATGGAGGGAGAATTCCTCCGCTTCTTGACGATGGAATTAAAGTCTTAATATATGCAGGAGAATATGATCTCATCTGCAATTGGATTGGTAATCAATTATTAaaacttttcttttttcattctttcttaTTAGACAAACTAATTATTAACTAACAACAAAAACATTCCATTCCAGGGAACTATTGGTGGGTTAGGGAGATGAATTGGTCGGGTCAGAGACAATTCAATGGTGCTTCCCCAACTCCGTATGTAGTCGACGGTGATTTGAAGGGACAACTTATAGAATATGGACCTCTATCATTCCTCAAGGCAAGAAAtcaagctatatatatatatttaatttacatataatttgaataatttgttgtttgaattgattgatCAGGTTCTTGACTCTGGACATATGGTTCCTATGGATCAACCGCAAGCGGCATTAGAGATGCTGGAAAGATGGATGAAAGGGACCCTTTGAATGTCGGAAAGAACTATTGCTTCAGTTATATCAGAATAATTCATAGTTCTTTGTTACTATTCTATTGCaagtattaattttatttgcaaACCATGAATAGTGTCTAGATACTTCTTTTAAGTTCAATTATGAAAGTTGAGACTCATGGTTAAAGTCTTACAAcatactaataaaaatttaaaaaaaataaagtgaatgTCCAACATATAGCAAAATTTGAGGCATATCAAGGGAGTCCTATGtactcaatttaataaataaaaatataaaatgtttcattaaattttatagatcaattttaaagtttatattaatttttgtttttgtctaTGGAGGTTTGGCTCAATCTGATTTGTTTAGGTAAGTGTTTGATAAAAGTTTCTTTTTATttactacattttttttatagtatataAGATTTCATGGTGTTAATAAtctcttaaaatataattttaatttggcattataattaatatggaaaccttgtattttatttttcttcctcattaaaatttattaaaaatgaggaagaatgtcaattttatcattgACTATAACGAAATATTCACGtatattactaaattatttttgtccATTCATATCACTGTAGTTGAGCTTAATGTTCATCTATGTCACTA from Impatiens glandulifera chromosome 5, dImpGla2.1, whole genome shotgun sequence includes:
- the LOC124939254 gene encoding serine carboxypeptidase-like; protein product: MAQRSVLILFPLFFFSCQILSSSSSSSLRVNNSQSREAERLIRSLNLFPSSGVNSGGNSSGQLPDAVLSSSLVEKQFRLPVHGPSIRNLGHYAGYYRLPHTRDARMFYLFFESRKNKRRDPVVIWLTGGPGGTCFMPMFYENGPYHITNNNSLIWNDFGWDQVSNLIYVDQPIGTGFSYSSHNSDFRNEQEGVSKDLYDFLQAFFAEHPQYLRNDFYIAGESYAGHTIPVLASRIQNGNRNRDGAHINLKGFAIGDGLVDAAIQHKAMPEYAKSVNLITESQAMEVSRLIPACERDAARCNARRGGGGDSCIDAHSSCTAIFDGIMRLIGYRNFYDIRKRCVSNGCYDFSYMEHIMNDGSVKEALGVGNMNFVSVNRNVYNAFLKDFVRNYGGRIPPLLDDGIKVLIYAGEYDLICNWIGNYWWVREMNWSGQRQFNGASPTPYVVDGDLKGQLIEYGPLSFLKVLDSGHMVPMDQPQAALEMLERWMKGTL